In the genome of Hydra vulgaris chromosome 06, alternate assembly HydraT2T_AEP, the window tccaaaaaaatatgtagggagaacaaaattttttttttgcacaaaatgtaaaactttaatatagtttcttaaatataagttgtgttaaaaaaaataattaaaaaaaagttaaatttaaaaaattctatgtttTCTCAAGTGTGTTTTATCAGAATGTCGCCTTAAACCGTAccattttttgttctttacatttgatattttcaataagttaattattattttttaacatgtaTTTATGTTACCTAATGTAGTTTTATTAcctatctaattaaaaaaaaaatgaaaaaaaagaaattaaaaaaaaagttatttaacttttatttataagtgtGCGGTTTGTCCCGGTTTTACTAtatccaatttaaaattttttttttttttttttctctgttttaatataatataagatttTACAACTTcgtaatataaaatttcaataaataaaataagtaaaacagataggggctcaaagaagatgaggatgacagTACGTTatcacaatcttttcatagagcccctataacaagatttcaaaaaaatatcgTAATATGTTACAATATGCGTAATaagatttcaataaaatatcgtaataaaaCGCGTAATTCGCTAATAAAATTGATAAGCAACCAACAAAAgtagaaataaaacaaaaacagatttATGAGAAATTATTCAAAGTATCATTAACCAAAAAcgtttcttatattttaaaaatttctttttttgttaaaaacttgaatgaacttaacgAATTTACCGTACCTTTGAATcctttttgaaaagtattcCATACTTTTGGACCTCGATATAGAATGCTGTACTctgaatatttgtttattatccgaggcagtttatatgtgttggacatattcgctctaagattatagctatcatttttatttattttaaacttgttattaaagcttataggaGAGATATTGTGATTATAacgatacatgaaaattaaatgctggtagatatttatttcaaacacattcatcattttcatatctttcattaaGGGCTTAGCGTGTTCACGCCTATTTTTTGAGTAAATGATTCTGCAGGCATGTTTTTGAagactataaattttttaatctttgccgcttgagtacttgcccatgaaatgtttgcatagctgatgagGCTATGAATTAGGCCAAAGTAGATTAATTTAAGACTATTTTTATTGACGTAGGAGCGAACTCGATACATCAAACCTATTATTTTGGTGATTTTTGActggaaaataaatttacatataaaatacgtaaaaatataaataaaaacctttaaaaaattaaactatattgacccaaaacttatttgaaaagtaaacaaatCTCGAAAtttaacagtatttaaaaagtaaaattaatattttttgaaaaaaataaatttattttgcttttattaatatttaaagacgTTTATAAAGTATCCACAAACGAGAGCGCAGCATGTAGACCGCTTGTTAAGCAATACCAAATAGCTCTTTTGTAGTAAAATTGTTCGCTGTGTCTGCATGCCCGGCAGCCGGAAAGTAAAAATGTGAAGCCTACATGCCCGGCAGTTCAAGTATGCATGcgtttctttttataattaaaaatgccgGGCAGATTTATATATCTGCAACTGCATTCGACTTTTCTATCTAACTGGCAGTAGAATAAACTAATACATCTTCTTATGTTAAAAGTGCCGGGTGGATTATATATGCAGAAACTGCATGCCCGgcatttatattaagtttatattttttcttttttaaaaagtgaaaaaaaaaatcaaaaaacgaGAATACGCGCATGCGTACTTGAACTGCCAGGCATATTGGCTTTACGTTTTTACTACCCGGCTGCCGGGCATGCAGACActgtgaaaattgtttttatgttatttgaatttatttagaGAATGGAAAATGGATATACTACTATAGCCAAGAATGCTACTTTTATCGTTACAACTCactctcaactttataactccgaaacacgaaccttgacgaacaagagCATTGCACGGataatatatattgtgtgtatatgtatatataatgtgaatatatatatatatatatatatatatatatatatatatatatatatatatatatatattatttttgttaaaaagcagcTTTTAATGACTTGGTGTTTGAAAGTGGCAAAATCATATACACTTAATATAAAACcgttaaacttaataaaattttattatttttaaaaaaccacaaaaacacaacttaattgaatggaatgttttttaattttttaccaaaaaaaaaaagttttttcgttctacttcaaataaatatttttttgaatatagaTACATAAAAGAATTTTGTCTCAATAATGGCATTTAGTTTAAGCACTGAATTTGAAGCTATCAGACATGATATAAGTacattattttcaaagttttgtgaAAAGCAAAGTGTACGTTTTGAAGATTTCAGTCAAACATGGCGCTCAATGAACTTTACATATGTAATGGTTTCTGCGACTCGAGGAACTAACGGTGCTCGAATGCGTATATGTGAACGAATATTTCGTGCAGCCAGTGAATATCTCTCAACAAATTCAGTATTTTTATATCGGGTTGCTGCAGTTTATTTATTGTATgcagtttattttaaacaattttcagataaaaaggtttttataagaGTAACTCCAAAAATGTTGAAAGatatgattgatttttttaaaatatcaatagaGCACGAACACTATGATGTGGCATTTGTgatcaaaaagttatttgatgCTAAAGCTTTTATTATTGTAGCATTTCCAAAACAACTTATGTTTGGTCGACTTGAATTTATGATGGGTGTTCAAAGTGAAAACACACCAAAAGTCTCCTTTGAAATCGATCCCTATATTAAATCTATATCTGATGGCAAATTTATTGAGTTAATTTCAAGTATACATAATGAATATGAAGAAGTAAAAGCTAAGTTGCTAAGCGCATCTAAAAAACAAGATGAAATAAATGCTCTTTCAAAGCGACTGTCTTACTGCAATTCTGATTTTccaaaagactttaaaaatctGCTCACTAATAGAGAATCACTTGAATCATTAACAATTTGCAAATCTGATACTTTAGAAACTGTTCAGAGGCCAAGTTTGACTCCTTTGAATgaactaattttattacaagCAGACAGCTCAAAAGTTGTAGGTGAGCAACTTCCTGAAAGAGCAAGCATTCTtgctaaaattaaagaaaagtcatggaaaaatgatgctagaaataaaaaattaaacagccAACTATGTGACACAGAAGAGGAAACAGAAActtctgatttattttataaaaaaagtgctaTGGTGAAAgtgtataaaagaaatattccTAGAAAGCATGGTTCTGGTCTTAAGTATAGAAAAcctcttaaaaaataaaattgtagtgcaaaaagtcttttgttttttttaagttaatttattatttattaatcaaatcaatcaaattaattattttgtttcatttaaatagtttttttcttaaaacaagtcTCTTTGTTAAAAcctttaaactaaatttagtttttttagtttttagcatcaataatcaaattaaaatatgatttatatatgaatcattgcatagtttaaatttttacaaagtgACCAAAATTAACAGATTTCATTAGttgctttttgttaaatatgatATAGATATTTTCTAAGGAGTTTATTTGTAAAacatgcttttgttttttatggtaCGATGGCATTTTAATTTCTTACTTTCATGATTTAttactatttgcttaaaaatttcatagaaacagttttaaacttatttcaaatatagttaaatgaataatgaatataaattaatgaataaaagaatGTAATTAGTTACACTTCAGATGTGGTTAAAATATCAACAAGTTAATGCTAAGATGGCATCTTTTGCTCCTAAAGAAAGTAAGTGTCTTTTAAATACATTTGTtctgtgtaaaaaaaaatacatatatttcaGGAAAAACACACaaatgatctttttttgttaacaacttgaccactactgtttaaatgttttgatgaattaaacatttcagaaatgcgctgaaaaaagaaaacaattccgTTTGaaacaaagtatatttataGAAGCAATCATTtcttgttatgtttttaattggGTGTGAAATAAAGTAAcataaaacttatcttttgaaCGTTTCCTCAAATTTATGCAAAACGCCTTTACAAATTACTtcaaatgattgtttaataaatgaacaaattttatttaagttattgaaattatattattgaaaagtaaaaaaaaaattttaaattgtatgaacatattttcaaaaacatgcgaaaaaaaaatttttctaataataacggagtctttttaaaatagtagttttcattcatttcattagtaagttaagtttaaaaaaaaaaaaactttttcttctttataaaagtataattttttttttaaacatcttagcttctaacaaggctgcaagcaaccactaattagagttggaagttactgaaagagaaaagatgaagattgtagagaaagataacaattgacagacaacttaaaggatcgtaaattatatgaatcaggaaagcaagataaaggaagcgaattccaaagaactgatgttcaaggaaaataacttgatgaataagagtttttggagcatttaggatcagtcacagtaaaaggatgagacttgattgaataacatgagaatgaattttagcagatggcacaagagatgctagctctttagagcagtgcccattatagtatttgtagaaaagaaaaagagaagcaatattACGGCGATATGGTAATGTTGCTTATCTTTCTGTTTTCTGtgcgggctttggcattagacaaaacctttttaaaattttaaatttatttttacaatttctagcagtaataaacagatgtctgttttctggagaattgttttgttgaTAGATATTGAAGTAACGGTTTCAattagcaattgcagcagcacaatgtgaggaaaactatggagaagagtgaggcttgacctggaatcgtcgagagggaataaaagattccatgcctgcctgaatccacaaagttatgtaagaagcacatttgtcagcaggaagacgaaagatttctacccaagggccgtcacgaagaaaatcatggaaagagtcccagtcagctttaaggtagttgtaggAGGTATGATGATAGGGGTattcagatgatgaagaagaatgagataatagttttagagagatcaaactgttatcagaagcacctaaaggCTAATGTGAAGAAACAGAGC includes:
- the LOC101238512 gene encoding snRNA-activating protein complex subunit 1; protein product: MAFSLSTEFEAIRHDISTLFSKFCEKQSVRFEDFSQTWRSMNFTYVMVSATRGTNGARMRICERIFRAASEYLSTNSVFLYRVAAVYLLYAVYFKQFSDKKVFIRVTPKMLKDMIDFFKISIEHEHYDVAFVIKKLFDAKAFIIVAFPKQLMFGRLEFMMGVQSENTPKVSFEIDPYIKSISDGKFIELISSIHNEYEEVKAKLLSASKKQDEINALSKRLSYCNSDFPKDFKNLLTNRESLESLTICKSDTLETVQRPSLTPLNELILLQADSSKVVGEQLPERASILAKIKEKSWKNDARNKKLNSQLCDTEEETETSDLFYKKSAMVKVYKRNIPRKHGSGLKYRKPLKK